The following nucleotide sequence is from Bacillus sp. 2205SS5-2.
AACTTAAGAAACCAGCGGCCAGAAATGGCATTCGCTTATAGAGTGCCCCAAATAGGATTTGTCGAAAAACAATTTCTTCTAAAATTGGTCCGGCGACCGAGGAAGCAATTAACGCAATTGGCACAAGTGAGATGATTTTCATCGCTGTCGCTGTATTTTCCGATCCAGGTTCGATTCCGAGAAAAGATTCAACAGTAATAGCGAGGGCCTGTGCTAAAAAGGCGAGAAATATTCCGCCCACACCCCAAGAAATGGAGAGTGGAATTGAATGCTGTTGGCCAAAGTCCTCATATCTTTCGCTTTTTCGTAATAAAAAAAGTACAATGATAAGGGTGAGTGTAAAGCTAATAAATAGCCAGTACCCCGCAGCTAAATAGAGCATCTTTTCTTTATCTTCTACACCAAAGGAATTCAGTCCGAGCTTATAAATAAGCGGAACGGCGATAGAGGTAGAAAGTTGCATGACTATGTAGATGATTAGGATATAGCCATATCGTTTATTCATGTAAGTTCTCCTTTAGAAAGTTGATCATAATCATTTATCCATTCTACTAATAAAATGATGACTGTTCAAATGGTAAAGCTGGAAGAAGTGGGTTTGCGAAAAATGACAAAACATGGAGTGATTTTTGTCGAACCTTTTTAGAAAAAAATAAGGCTTGATGCTTGCAAAAGAAAAGTGAATTCTTTATTATATTAATTGTGTTAGCACTCTAAAGAGGTGAGTG
It contains:
- a CDS encoding CPBP family intramembrane glutamic endopeptidase — protein: MNKRYGYILIIYIVMQLSTSIAVPLIYKLGLNSFGVEDKEKMLYLAAGYWLFISFTLTLIIVLFLLRKSERYEDFGQQHSIPLSISWGVGGIFLAFLAQALAITVESFLGIEPGSENTATAMKIISLVPIALIASSVAGPILEEIVFRQILFGALYKRMPFLAAGFLSSLLFGLAHRELSHILLYTTMGFTFAFLYVHTKRIIVPIIAHVGMNTLVALIQFYPAIMKKVSAQVALFIHWIG